In a single window of the Diospyros lotus cultivar Yz01 chromosome 10, ASM1463336v1, whole genome shotgun sequence genome:
- the LOC127810988 gene encoding pathogen-related protein-like: MDSLNCESLKKEDMAVKSGGDKYRPSLLQDEEEGIQWRYGAPPVYDVTNKLFEEGRTKEWREGSLEEIVQKAIKTWEMEVSHKLHVQDCKTVNPDKFKLIINGREGLSAEETIRLGTYNALLKSSMPEELKYYKAEEESFESSHEAFRTAFPRGFAWEVIAVYSGPPAIAFKFRHWGFFEGPFKGHAPTGDMVQVYGMGLLKVDESLRAEEVEIYYDPAELFSGLLKGPTITQSEAHQHRSNSGSACPFHK, encoded by the exons ATGGATTCGCTTAATTGTGAGAGCTTGAAGAAAGAGGACATGGCAGTCAAATCTGGAGGAGATAAGTACAGGCCGTCTCTTTTGCAGGACGAAGAAGAGGGCATCCAGTGGAGATACGGTGCCCCTCCGGTCTATGATGTTACTAATAAACTCTTTGAAGAAGGCCGAACCAAG GAATGGCGGGAAGGATCCTTGGAAGAGATCGTTCAGAAGGCTATAAAGACATGGGAAATGGAGGTCTCTCACAAGCTTCACGTACAGGACTGCAAGACCGTAAACCCAGACAAATTTAAGCTCATCATCAATG GAAGAGAGGGGTTGTCGGCGGAAGAAACGATAAGACTTGGGACCTACAACGCACTGTTGAAGAGTTCGATGCCGGAGGAGTTGAAGTATTACAAGGCGGAGGAAGAGAGCTTCGAGTCGTCGCACGAAGCGTTCCGGACGGCTTTCCCTCGTGGCTTTGCGTGGGAAGTTATCGCCGTTTACTCGGGGCCCCCGGCGATCGCTTTCAAGTTCCGGCACTGGGGCTTCTTCGAGGGGCCCTTTAAAGGCCATGCTCCCACCGGCGACATGGTCCAGGTCTACGGCATGGGCCTTCTCAAG GTTGATGAATCTCTAAGGGCAGAAGAAGTAGAAATCTACTATGATCCAGCAGAGCTATTTAGTGGCCTTTTGAAGGGACCAACAATCACTCAATCTGAAGCACACCAACACAGATCTAATAGTGGCTCAGCATGTCCATTTCACAAGTAG
- the LOC127810989 gene encoding pathogen-related protein-like → MDSLNCESLKKEDMAAKSGGDKYRPSLLQDEEEGIQWRYGAPPVYDVTNKLFEEGRTKEWLEGSLEEIVQKAIKTWEMEVSHKLHVQDCKTVNPDKFKLIINGREGLSAEETIIFGTYNALLKSSMPEELKYYKAEEESFESSHEAFRTAFPRGFAWEVIAVYSGPPAIAFKFRHWGFFEGPFKGHAPTGDMVQFYGMGLLKVDESLRAEEVEIYYDPAELFSDLLKGPTITQSEGHQHKSNSGLACPFHK, encoded by the exons ATGGATTCGCTTAATTGTGAGAGCTTGAAGAAAGAGGACATGGCTGCCAAATCTGGAGGAGATAAGTACAGGCCGTCTCTGTTGCAGGACGAAGAAGAGGGCATCCAGTGGAGATACGGTGCCCCTCCGGTCTATGATGTTACTAATAAACTCTTTGAAGAAGGCCGAACCAAG GAATGGCTGGAAGGATCCTTGGAAGAGATAGTTCAGAAGGCTATAAAGACATGGGAAATGGAGGTCTCTCACAAGCTTCACGTACAGGACTGTAAGACCGTAAACCCAGACAAATTTAAGCTCATCATCAATG GAAGAGAGGGGTTGTCGGCGGAAGAAACGATAATATTTGGGACCTACAACGCACTGTTGAAGAGTTCGATGCCGGAGGAGTTGAAGTATTACAAGGCGGAGGAAGAGAGCTTCGAGTCGTCGCACGAAGCGTTCCGGACGGCTTTCCCTCGTGGCTTTGCGTGGGAAGTGATCGCCGTTTACTCGGGGCCCCCGGCGATCGCTTTCAAGTTCCGGCACTGGGGCTTCTTCGAGGGGCCCTTCAAAGGCCATGCTCCCACCGGCGACATGGTCCAGTTCTACGGCATGGGCCTTCTCAAg GTTGATGAATCTCTAAGGGCAGAAGAAGTAGAAATCTACTATGATCCAGCAGAGCTATTTAGTGACCTTTTGAAGGGACCAACAATCACTCAATCTGAAGGACACCAACACAAATCTAATAGTGGCTTAGCATGTCCATTTCACAAGTAG